The Arachis ipaensis cultivar K30076 chromosome B10, Araip1.1, whole genome shotgun sequence DNA window TTCAAGCacatcaaaataaatttttaaaaactcaCTTATCTTTGAATAGAAAGAAGTAGAGAATGGAAAAATTAGTTGAAGAGAATAGAAGAAAACTAATGGCAAGTAGGTAACtagtagaagaagaattagtaatgCTAGCAGAGAccgaaagaagaaatagaaactttggttttagaatttaaatttggCAGCACATTAAAATCTAATATAAAAATTatgggctattgagttacaaaatgaacatctcaTACTATTTataataaccatccgagtactagcgataataaaTATCTTCCCAAAATGTTAAActaattttggggttcaccaaagatcgaacttttgacctttcggatctagcgctctaatactatgtcatgataccactcatcccaaaagcttcaacTGATGGAAAAAGATAACATTAATTATTATATCtttaatactccctaaacctccattataaatattccattggctcctcatactttcccaaAAATTATAGCATAATTTTTTTActaaacaacaaaagaaaatttaaaagaaatctTTTATCTTTGaatggaaagaaaagaaagaaaaaattaatgGAAGAGAGCTACGAAAGTTAAAAGAATTACAGGAAGAACTACCGTGGAAGAGAACAAATTAAGAGTTGGAGACACTAACTTTATGTTCATAATACCTGAGTAAGAGTTTGATTATAGTGGGTGAGATATAAAGAGAAAGATGAAAGATCGCACATGAAGAGGATATATAACTAAAAATTATGAGTGTTTTTGAAAGTGTataaagaaaaattttttaaagttgaattgtgtttatcaaaattaaaaaatttaatataattttatatattaattaatatttaaatttatttttttttgaaataatttatTCTAAAACTTATGATccttttgttaattatttatgacCCTGGGTAAACACGAAGTTTACAAGACGAGGTACTTAACCGCTGCGGTCACTAGCTTAGCTTGGGCCGAAGGCACAGAGAAAGAACGATAGAATAGATGTTTCCGAAGGAGAATAGTAGTAACGGCTACCATAacccgccgccgccgccgccgggAGTGGGTAACATTAACAGCCACAGAGAGCGAGCCCGTCGAGGCACGCGCAGGTCACGTGCTTCCCGAGACAGTATCAGCCTTAGGGTTTATgaccagcagcagcagcagcagcagcgagCTCCTTGCACGGACTTCGACATGGCCTATTTCCATTCTTACGCTCACCTCGGTATTCACGAAGAGATGATAAAGGTTCTGTAGCATATACTATATCCTTTTCTTCCTCTTTTATTTCTGTCGTATTTTACTTCATTATTTGTATATAGCCTATATAAGATTGTTGCTGTTTCTAAAACCACAAGAATGTCGTTGTTCACTGGAATAGCAAAGATATATTTTGCATTTTTAGCGAATATTCATTAGagcattttgattttgattttttttttttaaattttggtttAAATATCATTAGCTTTTCATGGTTTTGGTTGAACGTATTTGGTGTAAAGCACTTGGTTTTTTGAATGGGGTTTCTATAACAGTTTGACTGCGATTTATTGGGATGCAATGCTCAATTGATTTTGTATCCTCCAATTTCTCTATggtttattctttttcttcttaaagCAATGTCTTAGTAGAAActaacttttcttttcctttcttatcATAGGATCGCGTGAGGACTGAAACTTATAGAGAAGCAATCATGCGGCATCAGAGTTTTATTGCAGGCAAAGTAATTTAGCGATCACAAGttattgagtatatatatatatatagtatttgGTTCTATTTAAGTATTTTGTTATTCTAGGGAAAAAATATTTGCACAATTAAATTCCAGATGGAAGCCATAGAGCCCTAGTATTTATATGATATTTGCCTGAAACATTAATCTTGATCAAAATTAAACCTCAGCCTCTGACATAATTGATTTCAGAAAAATTGGGGAGAGAATTTCTGTTTCAACAAAAATATGACTGTAAGTTGGGTTATTACTACTAGATTTTCTGTGGGTAACTTGGTAATCCTGATTTCAGTAGGCAGAAACCATACTGATAAGGAATTGAAATCAGACTAGAAGTTTTGGTTAATATTTTCAATGCTATGACAAGAAACAGAATACTAAAAACACCATTAACACTTCAGAAGGGTATATGTACGTGTCTTCCCTTCCCAATCATAACTCAAACCTTGTTTAGCCCCCTGTCTCTCCATTGAAGTGAGCTAAGTAACAATTCACTGTCCGCAATTCACTTACAGAGTTAATTGCTCTTTTATTCTCTACTTTATTTTTGTTAGAATCTTTTGGGGGCAATTACACAAAACTGTGATTTATTGCACATGTGAAAATTCTGTTCAGAGCTTTAGAGTCAACAAAGAGTATACCTTCTGTCTCACATTTGACCTCTCTCAGATTCAGATTCTCTTTGAACTTTCCCACACTTCTCACCTTGTCCTTCACTTCCTAAGTCTGAGATAGCTCCCCCTTTTATTCCATTTCCCTAACTAGGTCACATGTACAATCTTCAAAACATTTTTCCATCCATATTTCTCTCATTGCATCACGTGGTTTAAACATGCTGCTGCCTGGCCTAAAGTCTAGGTAGGGTGCTAATTTGTAAATTAGAAGTCTTTCAGAAAGaccaaaaaaaaatctttttaattacaAATATGATTCCTGTTTCAATTTTAATTCTTCTTACCTTGTGTTTGAAAATATGAATAACTTgatttaatttaaaatctttggCCATAATAGAGGATTTCGGTTCAATACGTGAAGGACCTCTTGTTGGGTTGTGTTACTAATTGTAAAATCAATGAATGAGAGATGGTATGCCATATGAATTTACAGCTTGGAACCAGAACCAACCATTGGTGGCTGCATCTTATGCAagattcttttttttcctttttgtttttgtttttgtttttggtcTTCTTAAATCCTGCTTTTCCCACTAATGTGCTATCTTCCTTCAGGTTGTAGTTGACGTGGGATGTGGTACAGGAATCCTTGCAATATTTTGTGCTCAGGCTGGTGCAAAGCGGGTAAGCTCTTTCAAATTGAAATGGTATACTTTTTCAAGTTTAGATACATGATAGCTTTAGTTTTAATATGATAAAATATATTTGTATAAAAATTTCGCCGATGCTTTATTATTTCTTGCCAATCCTTTTTACATACTCGCTTACAAACGGGCAGCTTGGTGCAAAGCATCTTGCATTACACAGGGTCTGGGGAAAGGCCACACTCAAAGGGTGTAATGTAGGAGGTTTAACTTGATGCGAGACTTGAATCTATGATCTTAAAGTCACACGAGACAATTCAACGTTTGTTCTAAGGCTCCCCTTATTTACATACTCACAGACAATTATATGTTTTTCTATAGATGCTATTTTCCCAGTCCACCTTCATAGATGGCTTTAAATAAAAGTGCAATAAGTGATAGTAGATGCTTGATCTTGGTTAGATTAGATTTGTCATTTTCTATCACTGATTGATTAAATTTGAAGTTACCGAAGTCAAAATTTGtgaaggattttttttttcttcttcatttaacaaccttattttttttaatagtttttgcATCCCTTTTATTGATTGTTTAAATCTGTTGTGCATTTTTAaggaatatttttcattttttgcgCTGTATTTCTTTTCATTTCTATTTTCTCAACTCCTTATGTGATATTTTTAAATTGTGAAAGATctggttatttttaattaaaattgtgTCTGCTGACCCATACTCCTTGTGATAAAAGACTTACTGTTACTATAACTCTTTAGCCACGCCTTCCCCCCCTTCTCCCAAACCAAAAAAAAACTCCCAACCCAAATTTTAGGTTTTTATTTGATCAATTTTATTGCCCCAATAGTTTCACCTAGTTGTGTCAAATATGGCTTATACTATACCATTAGAGAAGTGTTTGACATGAATGACACTCTGGAATGTCGTATTTTCAGGTATATGCAGTTGATGCCAGTGACATTGCCCTGCAGGTAATTCTCAAAAGATTTTTTCATTgttgtaaattttttttgttctgGTGCAAATGAAGATGATCATGTTTCTATTTTGCTAATATGTTCCTCTCTTGTTTGGGATTCATATGTACGTCTGTGGCATTGCTAGCTAAAATGTTCTCTCTTTGTGGGATAAAAGAGAATATCATTATGACAAAGAAAGCAATGATACATGGATATGGAGGATACAAAAGCAAAAGACAATGAAAATAAGAGCTATATATAAAGCATAGCTTTCCTTCCTTTCTTCAATAAAGCACTTAACCTATGGCACTGTTTAGTGCACCATGTAGAATAAGATTGGAGAGGAGAAAGGATACTGGAGAGGATATGATGAGTTATCTATTTTGTGTTTCCATACTagattgtgtttttaaccatttGAGATGCTATAACATTAAAGGAAGAAATGAAAATAGAACTGCCTAGAAGTTCACTTTGATAGTTGGTTGAGTTTAAACCCCCAAAATGTACAAGTATATTGATTATATTACATGACATATAAGCCTTGGGCCCCCTACTAGAACTTAGTGGTGGGGCTTGGTCGAAGAACCATTAGGTAGCGACCCTTTTCTTAGGGAACGTATGTAAGGTATTGCATCATATGGCTCCACCCTGAGGTTCCATGGTTGGCCTTTGTCATTAGACAACTATGTCCATTTGGAGTCAACTAGTTGGGTTTGGCAATTGATCAAGTGACACAGTTATATCTTGTAAATTGTattaacttttaaaaatttaagatcaaaatctCATTACATATATTTGTCTGACATTCGCATTACTAAGTAACAATATTCCTAGATCTGTGAGGGTATGGTACAATGAACTTTTGCTTAGTTGTTTTAGGAATGCTGTATCGTATTTTGACTATTGTCAATTATTTCATTGCATGCTTCGCCAATGTCCTCGGCGGCAGAAATATATTTTCATTAGTATGAGTTATGAAATTCTACTTTTATCataaagtaaattaaaaaaagaattgtGTTCTTGGCAGCCTATTTCTCAATCCTTCCCATTCTCCCAGTATTTGCTTGGTATCTAATTGTGTTATATACTGGAAATGTAATTATTGATTATATTTGTATTATTCATTCTTTTTGTATTTACAGTTCCGTTGTTGTTCTCGTAACATCTGGCAACTTTTAATATTGGTTGTAAGCTAATTCTCAGTGTCTGGTCgcatcttttttcttttgtttttccccCTCTTATGATTTTGTGGTTGCTTCTGTTTTGTTATGTATTTCTTTcccctttgtgtttttctttttcttctctcctttaaAATTGATTGTTTACTTTGACAATTACCACTTTGTCAATTTCACATAAGTCTATGATGTTTAATAGCACTTTTTAGGTTGATTTTCTTTGGTTTCAATTAGTTATTTTCTTTTGCAAGCAGGCAAATGAAGTTGTGAAAGCAAATAATCTGTCTGATGTTATTGTTGTATTGCATGGAAGGGTTGAGGTATGTTGCTTTGAATGATAAATATTTCATAATTCTTGAAAGGTGCTATGTAACAACAGGTATCAAGTAGCAATATAGCAGGGAAGAGCTCTTAGGCAATACCAATATGGTATTCCCCTCCTCCCTTTTGTGTTATTCCCCGAAAATGAAGGGAAAAAGTGTAACTAAGGTATCAGGTATTCGAGAAACCTGATTCTCCCGTAGTCATGGTTTGAATGCCGTCTCACTACTTCCTCACAACCCTTAATTGTTCTCACCTACCCCTCATAACAGGATCCTCACTCTCACTCACTTGCCAGCTAGTCAAATAGATTACAAAACCCACTCTAGGCAATAgttcattcaaattcaattacaattGAGTCCCTAATTTCTATTTGGCTGGGTACCTAGCATGCTTTGATTTATACTTAAAGTATAGTAATCTAAATATTGACAATGTTTGAATCtgtgaaaaaataaaattcaaaagagAGACAATGAAACTCTTAAAATTCTAATTTGAAATGACAATTTAATTGTTGCAATCAACAAGTATACTAGTCAAACAAGCAATATAGTTGATAGTAGTGTCTCTAATCCCATAACATTTGATTTGGAATGAATTATTGATTTTGACTAAATCCTAAATATTTATTGGACTAATGAGTAATTTTGGCAAAAAATGGAACatataatgaaataaaataaaaatgcagTATATTGAGGACTTTGCTAACAAGTGGaagttttttaagtttttcatgCATTTGATGTTATTGGAATGTTTATGTCAAAAAATTGTAAGGAATCTTCAATTTTTTCACATGTTCAATACTAAACTTCCACTTTGGATATGTTAGCAAAACCCGTAAATTTAATAGACAACTAACTAACTGACTTGATAAACAATAAATTTATTGACTATAAGTGGAATGTTAACGAGTACAGGTATAGTGAACTTTTTGAGTGCTGTGATAATGTTGTTGTGCATGCATTTAGGGTAAGCAGCTGGATATGTTGGAGAAATTTCTCTTGGATGTAGTTTTCCCAAGTTTTGTATCTGAGGCATCCACTTGCCACTCTTATTTCACATATTTCCTCTTTAACAAAACTGGTCCATAAAATCTATGATAGTTTTAGTTAATGTTTACTGCATATTCTACTTTACTCTGAAACGAGTATAAAATCTTTCTATGTTAACTTTATATTTGATAGATTACCCAGCCGAGTCACTATTTACCTCAGGATTATGGTTTTTGCAGGATGTTGAAATCAATGAACAGGTGGATGTTATTATTTCAGAATGGATGGGTTATATGCTTCTATATGAGGTGTTTATTATGATTCTTATGGTTGTTTGAGTTCATATGCATTTTTCGcagttaaaaatattttaacaaattATCATGAAAGCAGTTAAGGAAATTGGTCAATTATCTTTCGCTGAGAGACATTGACACAGCAAAGTAAAAGAGAATTTGTTATCTAATGGTCGCAGTTCTTGGTACTTATTCAGTACTGCTGTGGAATCTTAGCTATTCATAATGCTTTCGAATAATCATCCTTGTGAAGATGATTGGCAAAGTAGATTTAAAAATACCTTAAAATTgttctgtttctttctttttttaatttaacatttaTCCGCACAACACTGCCAAACAGGCAGCACCTCATTGTTCGAATCTGCATTCCTTTCTTTGTCTCGAAAAGAGCAAATAATACTATGTTCATGTTTTTAATTTGAGTGTGATCATTGACATGGTTATTGATTTACTACTGAGGTACACCTGGTTTTGTGACGGCATATAATATAATATTGATAATGAGTTTTTCAGTAGTTTCAAACCTGATGTCATTTAATTTCAATATACTAATGATGTATACCActtattttttttccttaaacACAATTTTCAGTAAGTATCAAATTTCGGATTAATAATAATTTGTGAAAGGAACAGTAAGGCAGGATTAATTAGGACAAAATGGAACACCCAAAAATCCCACGGATCTCAATTCAATCATTTCCATCAAGAGAGATGTGAAAAAGATATTTATGAGTTGTTGATATGCTATGTTTTTTATGAATGGAGGAACCAAAATGATATTTCGATGAGATCCTTGTTTTCCTTTTCCAACTTAGGTTGGGTTTGGCTTCAGTTCAAACATTAGTCTTTTGTCTGAAATGATACTTTGGCATCATTACATCAGCAGAACCTTTATTTTCCCTTTTCTTGCAGcaacttttataatttatatgGGTTTGAAGATTTTGCTTTTGTTGTAGAGCATGCTTGGAAGTGTCATTACTGCTAGAGATCGCTGGCTCAAACCTGGGGGTCTTATCCTTCCTTCAAATGCAACGGtatctttattttgtttctaaATTATTGACAGATATGTTGTTGTGAAGGTCTCTTCTAGAAAGTTCGTGTCTGACTGATACCTGACCAAAAAAAGTATACCTATCGATATTACAAATGTTGATCAAGAAGTTCAGTACTACTAGTTAAAAGTGTTTCCCCCTAAAGTTTGATCAATCTAGTCGAGATTTATTTTCCATGAAACCTAGAATTGCTAAAATTTGGTTGACAGTCACTAATTACTGGATTTGGTTTATCCTGTACTTGATAATAATATGATGTTTTTGTCTTGTCAACTATAAAAATGCTGACCTTTTGGTGTACTTTTCTCTAGTTGTACA harbors:
- the LOC107622946 gene encoding probable protein arginine N-methyltransferase 6 isoform X1; its protein translation is MFPKENSSNGYHNPPPPPPGVGNINSHRERARRGTRRSRASRDSISLRVYDQQQQQQQRAPCTDFDMAYFHSYAHLGIHEEMIKDRVRTETYREAIMRHQSFIAGKVVVDVGCGTGILAIFCAQAGAKRVYAVDASDIALQANEVVKANNLSDVIVVLHGRVEDVEINEQVDVIISEWMGYMLLYESMLGSVITARDRWLKPGGLILPSNATLYMAPVTHCDRYSGSIDFWRNVYGIDMSAMLSLAKQCAFEEPSVETITGENILTWPHVVKYIDCYSVTIGELETVTTRFKFNSMMRAPLHGFAFWFDVEFNGPAMPQSNYPSSTSFTDNHLVNGSQRKKRINPNEALVLSTAPEDPPTHWQQTLIYFYDPIELEQDQVIEGLVTLTQSKENARFMNIHLEYTSGGRSHIKESVMR